One Hydrogenispora ethanolica DNA segment encodes these proteins:
- a CDS encoding non-oxidative hydroxyarylic acid decarboxylases subunit D — MKCSRCDSDKVRKMVDSPVGKAWEVYVCEKCNFSWRSTETIEIWPKFKLTDEKIANMQMIPPIPPLKK, encoded by the coding sequence ATGAAATGCAGTCGTTGTGATAGCGATAAAGTTCGCAAGATGGTCGATTCGCCCGTGGGAAAAGCATGGGAGGTTTATGTCTGCGAAAAATGCAACTTCTCCTGGCGTTCAACGGAGACCATCGAAATCTGGCCCAAATTCAAATTAACTGACGAAAAGATAGCCAATATGCAGATGATTCCAC
- a CDS encoding non-oxidative hydroxyarylic acid decarboxylases subunit C, with translation MAEIYKDLRSFLRKLEQEGQLVRVKEAVDPEPNIGAAGRAASNIKNGPAVFFEKVKGYQYSVVTNVHGSWRNHALMLGMDKDTPVKEQFLELNRRWDKYPVPPQILTREQAPCKENTITDNINLFEILPLYRINSQDGGFFISKASVVTGDPEFPDDFNRMNVGTYRLQVKDKDRLGIQALAFHDIAVQLEKAEAENKPLPIAIAVGNSPLVTFMASTPIGYAQNEYEFVGALQDGVPTEIVKADTADHLYVPAGAEVVLEGYILPRLRTVEGPFGEFPGSYSGTRLQCEIKITRITHRANPIFENLYLGLPWSEIDYLMALNTSVPLFKQLKASLPEVVAVNAMYTHGIGTIISTKCRYGGYAKGVAFRLLSTPHGMPYSKIVIVVDEFVDPFNLEQVMWALTTRVRPDKDVSVIQNCPGMPLDPSSFPAGMHSKLIIDATTPVPPEPNPRETELLENPTGSAQWEEIIRKLLAQNK, from the coding sequence ATGGCGGAGATTTACAAAGATCTGAGAAGCTTCTTGCGGAAACTCGAGCAAGAAGGCCAACTGGTTCGGGTAAAAGAAGCAGTCGATCCCGAACCGAACATCGGTGCGGCCGGCCGGGCGGCGTCCAATATTAAAAACGGTCCGGCGGTATTCTTCGAAAAGGTAAAAGGCTACCAATACTCGGTCGTAACCAATGTGCACGGCTCGTGGCGCAACCATGCCCTCATGCTGGGCATGGACAAAGATACGCCCGTCAAGGAGCAATTTTTGGAATTAAACCGGAGATGGGATAAGTATCCGGTGCCGCCGCAGATTTTAACGCGGGAGCAGGCCCCTTGCAAAGAAAATACCATTACGGACAATATTAATCTGTTCGAGATCCTGCCGTTGTATCGGATTAACTCGCAGGATGGCGGTTTTTTCATCTCGAAGGCCTCGGTCGTGACCGGCGATCCCGAATTTCCGGATGATTTCAACCGAATGAATGTCGGAACCTACCGGCTGCAGGTCAAGGATAAGGACCGGCTCGGCATTCAGGCGCTGGCTTTTCATGATATCGCAGTTCAGTTGGAGAAAGCCGAAGCGGAGAATAAACCGCTGCCGATTGCCATCGCCGTCGGCAATTCGCCGCTAGTCACCTTCATGGCCAGCACGCCGATTGGCTACGCGCAGAATGAATATGAATTCGTCGGCGCGCTCCAGGATGGCGTGCCCACCGAAATTGTCAAAGCGGATACCGCCGACCATTTGTATGTGCCGGCCGGCGCCGAAGTGGTCTTGGAAGGATACATTTTACCGCGTTTGCGCACGGTGGAAGGTCCGTTCGGCGAATTCCCCGGCTCCTATTCAGGGACCCGGTTGCAATGTGAGATCAAGATCACCCGGATCACCCACCGCGCCAATCCGATCTTCGAGAATCTGTATTTGGGATTGCCGTGGAGCGAAATTGATTACCTGATGGCGCTGAATACCAGCGTGCCATTGTTCAAGCAGTTAAAAGCGTCGCTACCGGAAGTCGTGGCGGTGAACGCGATGTACACCCACGGCATCGGCACGATTATCTCCACCAAGTGCCGTTACGGCGGTTACGCCAAAGGGGTGGCTTTCCGGTTGCTGTCGACGCCGCATGGCATGCCGTATTCGAAAATCGTAATCGTGGTCGATGAATTCGTCGATCCCTTCAACCTGGAGCAAGTCATGTGGGCCTTGACCACCAGAGTCCGTCCGGACAAGGATGTCTCGGTCATTCAAAATTGTCCGGGCATGCCGCTCGATCCCTCTTCATTCCCGGCCGGCATGCATTCCAAGTTGATTATCGATGCGACCACCCCGGTGCCGCCCGAACCCAATCCGCGCGAGACCGAGCTTTTGGAGAACCCGACCGGAAGCGCCCAATGGGAAGAGATTATCCGTAAGCTTTTGGCTCAAAACAAATAG